The DNA sequence TTCTGGAGGGAAGGCAGATTCCAGACGTACTCCGAGTTGTAGCGGGGCCTCACGCGCTGGGCTGGCTTGCCGTTGTTATCGGGAAAGAGGCTCGCGGGCAGCGCAAACCCCGTGTATACATCGGCGCTGTACTGGTACCGGCGCATGTCGACCCAGCTCTCGAGCTGGCCGTAGCCATAGAGGGCGATGTACTTCTGCAGCATGATGTCGCTCAGCTTCAGATCGGCTTCGGCCTGGGCTACGGCTTTACTGGTCAGGTACTTGGTTCGGTCGGCGGTGGTGATGCGTTTCGTACCGTCGACTTCAAAGCTATTCAGCATGTCGATACTGGCGCCGATTCCGTTTTTGTAAGCTGCCAGTGCCGTTGCGCGATCTCCTTTTTTGAACGCAGCTTCGGCTTTGATAAACTGCAGTTCGGCATAGGTCATGATCGGATAAGCCGCATCGTCGCGGAACAGGCCCCGTCCTTTTCCCGAGTTAACCGCCGTCGAGCCGCCCCAGTACGTGGGAATAGCGCGCGCGGGTACGCTCGCGTTGGGGTCGCCCTGCACCGGAATGATACCCCGGATAACGCCATCGGTGGAGGGGTTCAGGAGCAGGTTGATGCGTGGGTCGACCACTCCCCCCAGGATGGTACCGTCGAGCAGGCTGACCGAATACACCGCCGGGCGGTAGGAACCCAGGTTATTGCGCAGGGGACCGTAGAAGTTGGCGTCGTCGGTGTTGGTGCCGGCGTTGGGCACGTAGAAATTGTCGGCGTTGCTGGCCAGTGATTTATCAACGAAATCAATGACTTTGTTGGGGTCGTAACCGGCTTTGTTGCTCAGGTGATGGGCGTTGCGGGCCAGCACTCCGTAGAGGAACTTCGTCCATTTGGTACGGTCGCCCCGGTACACCAGATCGGACGTGCTGAGCGTATTGGCCGAAACGGCATCATCTTTAGCCAGGTCGGCGATGGCTTCGTTGGCTAGCCGGGCGGCTTCGTCGTAGGCGGCCTGCTGCGGATCGTAATCGAAACTGTACCGGCCAAATTCAAATGCCTGCTTCACAACCATCTCGCCGTGCCAGTCGGTCGACGACTGCCAGCTCCACGCCCGGATGGCTTTGGCAATGCCGAGGTAGGTGTTCAGATTTCCCGCCGATGCCTGGGCGGTGATGAGGTCGATGTTCTTACCGATGCTGAAATAGTGCGACCGCCATTTTTCGCCACCGGCGTCGGAGCTGAGTACGTACCCGTGGCGGTCCCAGGCGTTATTGGCCGTTGTGAACGCCCAGTTCTGAATATACTGACCGGCATAGCGGCTGTCGAACTGTTCGCCCCGCTCCATCTGCGCGAACATGGGTGGCAGCAGCACGTTCACGTCTGCCGACTGGGGGGTACTGGGGTTTTTGTTGACGTCGAGGTAGTCGCTGCAACTGCTCAAACCAAGGAGCAGGAACGTAGCGGTAATGATATGTTTTTTCATGGTAGTTTGTCTAGAGTGATACCCGCAATCCGAACGACAGGCCCCGTGGGGCGGCAATGGTGCCGTAGTCGAAACCAGCCGCGCCACTGCCGCCGGTCGACGCGTTGAGGCCGTTCACGGCGGGGTCGGCACCGGTGTAGTTGGTGAGCAGAAAC is a window from the Spirosoma rigui genome containing:
- a CDS encoding SusD/RagB family nutrient-binding outer membrane lipoprotein, translating into MKKHIITATFLLLGLSSCSDYLDVNKNPSTPQSADVNVLLPPMFAQMERGEQFDSRYAGQYIQNWAFTTANNAWDRHGYVLSSDAGGEKWRSHYFSIGKNIDLITAQASAGNLNTYLGIAKAIRAWSWQSSTDWHGEMVVKQAFEFGRYSFDYDPQQAAYDEAARLANEAIADLAKDDAVSANTLSTSDLVYRGDRTKWTKFLYGVLARNAHHLSNKAGYDPNKVIDFVDKSLASNADNFYVPNAGTNTDDANFYGPLRNNLGSYRPAVYSVSLLDGTILGGVVDPRINLLLNPSTDGVIRGIIPVQGDPNASVPARAIPTYWGGSTAVNSGKGRGLFRDDAAYPIMTYAELQFIKAEAAFKKGDRATALAAYKNGIGASIDMLNSFEVDGTKRITTADRTKYLTSKAVAQAEADLKLSDIMLQKYIALYGYGQLESWVDMRRYQYSADVYTGFALPASLFPDNNGKPAQRVRPRYNSEYVWNLPSLQKFGADKPDYHTVEMWFSQKQ